In Pseudoalteromonas tetraodonis, the genomic window GCATCTAATACCGAAGTTGATGATGTTTTGCCGGTAATAGCCACAAATATAGGCTCTAAGAAGTCTTTAATTTTAAGCTCGTGGAAGGTGGCTACTTCTTTTGCAATTGCAAAAATAGCTGGCTTTTCAAAGCTACGTAAGCCTTCCAGTTGCCATACAAAAAATTGCAGCGCTTGGCGAATAACATCTTCGTCAGCTTTACCGGCGGTTAATAGCGCTGGGTCGTAGGTCGGGATGCCGCCTACAAAATGCCCTGCTAAATCAACCATGTCAGAGAGTGTATTTATACGCGTTTTAGCTTCAGGTAAGACTTTAGCCAGCATGTCGCCATTAAATTTCCAGTCAACAAAACGCTGCATTAGCTCTGCATCAGTTAAGTTTTCGCGGATCCACATACCGTTTAACCAGCTTAACTTGTCTACGTCGAATACTGGGCCACCAAGCGATACACGCTTCATGTCAAAATGTTCAATCATTTCATTAAGGGTGAACTTTTCACGCTCATCAGGCATTGACCAACCCATACGGCCTAAGTAGTTTAGTACCGCTTCTGGTAAGTAACCCATTTCTTTGTAGTAATTAATAGACGTTGGGTTTTTACGCTTAGACAGTTTTGATTTATCTGGATTACGCAATAATGGTAAGTGACCTAGTACCGGTGCTTCCCAACCAAAATCTTCATACAGTTTTAATAGCTTAGGCGCTGAGTTTATCCACTCTTCACCACGGAAAATGTGGCTAATTTGCATATGGTGATCATCCACCACGTTAGCTAAAAAGTACGTTGGAAAACCATCCGCTTTTAATAGCACTT contains:
- the gltX gene encoding glutamate--tRNA ligase, with the protein product MTIRTRVAPSPTGDPHLGTAYIALFNYCFAKQQGGEFVLRIEDTDQVRSTPESEQAIMDSLRWLGLEWDHGPDVGGEFGPYRQSERSDLYKKYAHQLVEDGKAFYCFATSEELDQMREEQMAEGLRPKYDGRGLNHTEDEIKANLAAGKPYVIRMKIPSEGTFKFNDYLRDEIEIPWENVDMQVLLKADGFPTYFLANVVDDHHMQISHIFRGEEWINSAPKLLKLYEDFGWEAPVLGHLPLLRNPDKSKLSKRKNPTSINYYKEMGYLPEAVLNYLGRMGWSMPDEREKFTLNEMIEHFDMKRVSLGGPVFDVDKLSWLNGMWIRENLTDAELMQRFVDWKFNGDMLAKVLPEAKTRINTLSDMVDLAGHFVGGIPTYDPALLTAGKADEDVIRQALQFFVWQLEGLRSFEKPAIFAIAKEVATFHELKIKDFLEPIFVAITGKTSSTSVLDAMEILGSDLSRARLRVALAHLGISKKQAKKIERAYRDYPSA